The Granulicella sp. 5B5 nucleotide sequence GTAATCGGAATCCCCGCTACCGTCGAGTAGCGCGACAGCGGCACCATCGTGTCGCCGTGGCCGCCCAGCACAAACGCCGTCACGTTCTCCACCGACACGTTCAGCTCCTCCGCAATAAACGTCCGGAAACGCGCCGAGTCCAGCACGCCGGCCATGCCGATCACGCGCTCACGCGGCAGCCCGGCCTTCTTGAACGCCGTCTGTGCCATTGCATCCAGCGGGTTCGAAACGATGATCAAGATCGCATTCGGCGAAGCGGCGACTGCCTTCTCCACCACATCGCTCATGATCTTGAAGTTGGTGTTCAGCAGGTCATCGCGGCTCATGCCCGGCTTCCGCGCAATGCCTGCCGTGATCACCACGATGTCGGAGTTCGCCGTATCGGCATAGTCATTGGTGCCCACCAGCGACACGTCGCGCTTCTCGATCGGCATCGCCTCGGCCAGGTCCAGCGCCTTGCCCTGAGGCACACCCTCGACCACGTCGATCAGCACCACATCCGCAAGCTCCTTCGCCGCAATCCAATGCGCCGCAGTCGC carries:
- the mdh gene encoding malate dehydrogenase, producing MRKKVTIVGAGNVGATAAHWIAAKELADVVLIDVVEGVPQGKALDLAEAMPIEKRDVSLVGTNDYADTANSDIVVITAGIARKPGMSRDDLLNTNFKIMSDVVEKAVAASPNAILIIVSNPLDAMAQTAFKKAGLPRERVIGMAGVLDSARFRTFIAEELNVSVENVTAFVLGGHGDTMVPLSRYSTVAGIPITELIEPTKLKALEDRTANGGAEIVKYLKTGSAYYAPSAAAVEMVEAILKDKKKILPCAAYLQGEYGISGLYVGVPCKLGAKGLEQIIEIKLTDDEQAALNKSAAAVKELCTVIGVA